The genomic interval tacacagacacacagaggtaTCAATAAATGATATGGGGGTTTTAAGTTTGTTGCCACTGAGACTCTGAGTCACTGGATTATTGCATGTAAACACATGTATTTTTCCCTACAGACAGTTGAAACTTTTACAGTACCATTACTGTAGTAAGTCAATATAAACATACATTGCCAAATCTCTAGGCTCAGTTATATTTCCATTACAAAATGCCTCACAGGTTCACAATTTGATGGTTGTTAATTATTGTTGTAGGCTCACAATATGCTGCACATGACTTTGGCACTCTGAAAAAATATAAGGTATTGTTTAATGTAATAGAGACATGTTTATATAATTTTCTGTCTACTTCTGTTTTGTTTTGGCGTTTCATAAATGTTCTTCTCCATTTTAGGCGTCCCACATATTGAATGTAGCCTATGGTGTTGAAAACGCCTTTCCAGACCTGTTCATTTATAAAACACTGAGTATTCTGGATGTGTCTGATACTGACATAACATCCTCTTTCCAAGAGTGCTCAAAATTCATAGACCAAGCAAATAAAGAGGTAAGTTGTTAATGTTCTCATGACCTTGTAGGCTAATTGGGGGCAGTAATAtccagtttatttttatttttattttaatattttcATTTTATGCTTTAATACCCTATATTTCACTGCATTCATCTTACCTGACAGTAAACATTCCTAAGCATCATGAATGGTGTTTTCCACTTGCTAACTTTTTTTTATTAATAAGcactctactgtatacagcacATCGGTCAAATGACTTTACTTTACGTTAAGCTACTTTGTTTAACTTTACTTTAGTAATTTCATTGACTGTTCAAGTTTATTACCTGGCCTATAACTGATACTGGACAGCAGTGAGCCAATGCAAAGCCTCCCTCACTACCTCTAGGTATCCCCAATGTGTAATAAATAATACACGGCAGAGTTTTCAACATGCATAATTTATTCTGTTGTAGAAATATCATATATATAGTGGCCCTATGTTTGCTATACAACCTTTTAGCAAAATGCGGTGCTGGTTACCCAACAACCTGACACTTCCTCATGCTGAAAATTCACCAAAGGTTTATGATTACAATAACTTGGCCTATTGGAAATAACTTGGTGGCTACTGGCTATTTTATTTCCCTATGTAACCTGTGATACCATGCAGGGGTAACTCTAATTTGACTAATCAAACCATCAATGATGCTTAGCTGACTGGGAGAATAATTCTATCACCTTACAGATTGTAATTGTGCCATTGTGTGTGATTAGCATAAGAATATTTTATTAGACTACCATGAAGTGCAGGATGGTGTAATTGATCTTGTGTTACTGGGGCTGTGTGAATTGAAGGGATGGGATTAATATTTAAAGCAGCCAAGCAACTCATGTCTCATGCTTTTGGTCTAGATAGCACTAAACTGACATAAGgctttataaaaataaaataaaaaatcccagaacacTTCAAAAGGTTTTTTAGATTATCAAGTCCCTCAGTTGAGCTATTAATTCCCTTTTTTGATCAAACTGGGCTGAAGTGCTTTTGGGTATGCCTTCATTCTACTGGCATAAGGCTTGtttccctcttcttccccctcagAATGGAGTTGTGTTGGTTCACTGCAATTCTGGAGTCTCGAGGTCCGCCTCGGTTGTCATTGGATACCTGATGTCCAGGCAAGGGAAGCCTTTTGATGACGCATTTGCCTTGGTAAAAACAGCCTGGCCAGCCACATGCCCAAACCCAGGCTTTGTCGAACAGTTGAAAGGTTTCAAACCTTAATGGGGCATACAACTATGAATGAGCAACAACAGCAACACCTGCAGCGCCAGAGTAATGCATTTCATCATCAGCCACTGTTTCTCATAAAGAGATCATTCTGATAAAGATCCTTGGCTGTGTCCgaaatagcactctattccctatacagtattGTGCactggggccctggtcaaacgtaatgcactatatagggaattgggtgacATTATGGATCTTAATATGGCCCCTAATCCCCTAATCCAAGGAACCCAACCATCATGTTGAGGTGTTCATTAGTCGTCATTTTGAAATGCCCTACAATGTCCTGTCAATTTACACTGTGGGGCCAGTGTTATCCAATAGTTAAAAATTCCCGTTATCAATTTCTATAAACCACTGAGGGTGGTTTGAGGCCACAATGGAATTGAAAATAATCTAATTTGAATAGGAAAGGTATAAATATACAATTCTCAACTTTATGAACGATGCCATGTCTGTGCAACAATTCTTAAATTAATTTTGAGTCTTTCTTTTTTTGTACCAAAAATGTGTGGGGTAAAGGTAAGGTAAACGGACTAAACTGATACAAAAATATTATTGTTTAATGTAGAGTTTTAATTTGATTAACGTTCATTTTGGTTTAAGAAATATTACAGACATCCTTAGTTCTATTATTGTAAAAATCTATGGGATGTTGAATAACAGATCTATTCTAGTGGAGGCAAGATTTTAAATGTTA from Oncorhynchus kisutch isolate 150728-3 linkage group LG26, Okis_V2, whole genome shotgun sequence carries:
- the LOC109870728 gene encoding dual specificity protein phosphatase 19-like, with product MQSLAQEIETFSKTNLRKQCTRVTTLSGRRITETWKGSTIHVVEDKTQPEKACGYVQDNSWDLQVGVIKPYLILGSQYAAHDFGTLKKYKASHILNVAYGVENAFPDLFIYKTLSILDVSDTDITSSFQECSKFIDQANKENGVVLVHCNSGVSRSASVVIGYLMSRQGKPFDDAFALVKTAWPATCPNPGFVEQLKGFKP